From Pseudomonas sp. StFLB209, a single genomic window includes:
- the purD gene encoding phosphoribosylamine--glycine ligase, whose translation MNVLIIGSGGREHALAWKVAQDPRVEKVFVAPGNAGTATEAKCENVAIDVLALEQLADFAEKNVSLTIVGPEVPLVAGVVDLFRSRGLDCFGPTAGAAQLEGSKAFTKDFLARHKIPTADYQNFTEIEPALAYLQEKGAPIVIKADGLAAGKGVIVAMTLAEAEAAVRDMLAGNAFGDAGSRVVIEEFLDGEEASFIVMVDGKNVLPMATSQDHKRVGDGDSGPNTGGMGAYSPAPVVTADVHQRVMDQVIWPTVRGMAEEGNVYTGFLYAGLMIDKAGNPKVIEFNCRFGDPETQPVMLRLQSSLVLLIEAALAQALDKIEAQWDPRPSLGIVLAAGGYPGDYAKGAAIEGLDAAASLPGKVFHAGTALKDGRIVTSGGRVLCATALGESVSSAQQNAYALAAKIDWQGCFYRKDIGYRAIARERGEGQQ comes from the coding sequence ATGAATGTTTTGATCATTGGTAGCGGTGGCCGTGAACACGCCCTGGCCTGGAAAGTCGCTCAGGATCCTCGCGTAGAGAAGGTTTTCGTGGCACCGGGCAACGCCGGCACTGCCACAGAAGCCAAGTGCGAGAACGTCGCCATCGACGTGCTGGCTCTGGAACAACTGGCCGACTTCGCCGAGAAGAATGTCAGCCTGACCATCGTCGGCCCTGAAGTACCACTGGTAGCCGGTGTCGTGGACCTGTTCCGCAGCCGTGGCCTGGACTGCTTCGGCCCGACCGCAGGCGCAGCCCAGCTCGAAGGCTCCAAAGCGTTCACCAAGGACTTCCTGGCCCGCCACAAGATCCCGACTGCGGACTATCAGAACTTCACCGAGATCGAGCCGGCCCTGGCCTACCTGCAGGAAAAAGGCGCACCGATTGTGATCAAGGCCGATGGCCTGGCTGCCGGCAAGGGCGTGATCGTTGCCATGACCCTGGCAGAAGCCGAAGCAGCCGTGCGCGACATGCTGGCTGGCAATGCGTTTGGCGATGCCGGCTCGCGGGTCGTGATCGAGGAGTTCCTCGATGGCGAAGAAGCCAGCTTCATCGTCATGGTTGACGGCAAGAATGTGCTGCCCATGGCCACCAGCCAGGACCACAAGCGTGTTGGCGACGGCGACAGCGGCCCGAACACCGGCGGCATGGGCGCTTACTCCCCCGCTCCGGTGGTCACCGCCGACGTCCACCAGCGGGTCATGGACCAGGTCATCTGGCCGACCGTCCGCGGTATGGCTGAAGAAGGCAACGTCTACACCGGTTTCCTCTATGCTGGTTTGATGATCGACAAGGCCGGTAACCCGAAGGTCATCGAGTTCAACTGCCGCTTTGGCGACCCCGAAACCCAGCCGGTCATGCTGCGCCTGCAATCGAGCCTGGTCTTGCTGATCGAGGCCGCTTTAGCGCAAGCTCTGGACAAGATCGAAGCGCAGTGGGACCCGCGCCCGAGCCTTGGCATCGTCCTGGCCGCCGGCGGCTACCCGGGCGATTACGCCAAAGGCGCCGCAATCGAGGGTCTGGACGCAGCAGCCAGCCTGCCAGGCAAAGTGTTCCACGCCGGTACCGCGCTCAAGGATGGCCGTATCGTGACCAGTGGTGGTCGTGTGCTGTGTGCCACAGCGCTGGGAGAAAGTGTCAGCAGCGCTCAGCAAAACGCCTATGCTCTGGCAGCGAAGATTGATTGGCAAGGTTGTTTCTATCGCAAGGACATTGGCTATCGTGCCATTGCCCGTGAGCGTGGTGAAGGCCAGCAATAA
- the accC gene encoding acetyl-CoA carboxylase biotin carboxylase subunit — protein sequence MLEKVLIANRGEIALRILRACKELGIKTVAVHSTADRELMHLGLADETVCIGPAIATQSYLNIPAIISAAEVTGATAIHPGYGFLAENADFAEQVEKSGFAFIGPKADTIRLMGDKVSAKDAMIKSGVPTVPGSDGPLPEDEETALAIAREVGYPVIIKAAGGGGGRGMRVVHKEEDLISSAKLTRTEAGAAFGNPMVYLEKFLTNPRHVEVQVLSDGQGNAIHLGDRDCSLQRRHQKVLEEAPAPGIDEQARQEVFDRCVRACIEIGYRGAGTFEFLYENGRFYFIEMNTRVQVEHPVSEMVTGIDIVKEMLSIAAGNKLSYTQDDVVINGHALECRINAEDARTFIPSPGLVKHFHAPGGNGVRVDSHLYSGYKVPANYDSLIGKLITWGATRDEAMARMRNALDEIVVDGIKTNIPLHRDLTRDAGFCKGGVNIHYLEHKLASEK from the coding sequence ATGCTGGAAAAAGTCCTGATCGCCAACCGCGGCGAAATCGCCTTGCGCATCTTGCGTGCCTGTAAGGAACTGGGCATCAAGACCGTCGCTGTGCACTCCACGGCCGACCGTGAGCTGATGCACCTGGGCCTGGCGGACGAAACTGTCTGTATCGGTCCGGCCATCGCTACCCAGTCGTACCTGAACATTCCGGCGATCATCTCGGCGGCGGAAGTGACCGGCGCCACGGCGATCCACCCTGGCTACGGTTTCCTGGCAGAAAACGCCGACTTCGCCGAGCAGGTCGAAAAATCCGGTTTTGCCTTCATCGGCCCGAAAGCCGACACCATTCGCCTGATGGGCGACAAGGTTTCGGCCAAGGACGCGATGATCAAGAGCGGCGTACCGACCGTACCCGGCTCTGACGGCCCGCTGCCTGAAGACGAAGAGACCGCACTGGCCATCGCCCGCGAGGTTGGCTACCCGGTGATCATCAAGGCCGCCGGTGGCGGTGGTGGTCGCGGCATGCGCGTGGTGCACAAGGAAGAGGACCTGATTTCCTCGGCCAAGCTGACCCGTACCGAAGCCGGTGCCGCGTTCGGCAACCCGATGGTGTACCTCGAGAAGTTCCTGACCAACCCGCGTCACGTGGAAGTTCAGGTACTGTCCGATGGCCAGGGCAACGCAATCCATCTGGGTGACCGCGACTGCTCGCTGCAACGCCGCCACCAGAAAGTACTCGAAGAAGCGCCGGCACCGGGCATCGACGAGCAGGCTCGCCAGGAAGTGTTCGATCGCTGCGTACGTGCATGTATCGAAATCGGCTACCGCGGGGCGGGCACGTTCGAATTCCTGTACGAGAACGGTCGGTTCTACTTCATCGAGATGAACACCCGCGTACAGGTCGAACACCCGGTTTCGGAAATGGTCACCGGTATCGACATCGTCAAGGAGATGCTCAGCATCGCCGCCGGCAACAAACTCTCGTACACCCAGGATGACGTCGTCATCAACGGTCACGCACTGGAGTGCCGGATCAACGCTGAAGACGCCCGCACGTTCATCCCGAGCCCGGGCCTGGTCAAGCACTTCCATGCGCCAGGCGGCAACGGTGTGCGTGTCGACTCGCACCTGTACAGCGGCTACAAGGTCCCGGCCAACTACGACTCGCTGATCGGCAAGCTGATCACCTGGGGCGCCACCCGCGACGAGGCCATGGCCCGTATGCGCAACGCGCTGGACGAGATCGTGGTCGATGGCATCAAGACCAACATCCCGCTGCACCGTGATCTGACCCGTGATGCAGGCTTCTGCAAAGGCGGCGTCAACATCCACTATCTGGAACACAAGCTGGCCAGCGAGAAGTAA
- the purH gene encoding bifunctional phosphoribosylaminoimidazolecarboxamide formyltransferase/IMP cyclohydrolase, with protein sequence MTDQTTRLPIRRALISVSDKTGILEFARELEALGVEILSTGGTFKLLRDNGVAAVEVADYTGFPEMMDGRVKTLHPKIHGGILGRRGTDDGIMGEHGIKPIDLVAVNLYPFEATVAKPGCDLPTAIENIDIGGPTMVRSAAKNHKDVAIVVNASDYASVLENLKSGGLTYAQRFDLMLKAFEHTAAYDGMIANYLGGIDQSAETLSTEGRGQFPRTFNTQFIKAQEMRYGENPHQSAAFYVEAKPAEVGIATATQLQGKELSFNNVADTDAALECVKSFVKPACVIVKHANPCGVAVSPDDEGGIRKAYDLAYATDTESAFGGIIAFNRELDAETAKAIVERQFVEVIIAPSVSAEAQAVVAAKANVRLLTCGQWGERQAGWDYKRVNGGLLVQSRDIGMITQADLKVVTQRAPSEQEVHDLIFAWKVAKFVKSNAIVYAKNRQTIGVGAGQMSRVNSARIAAIKAEHAGLQVAGAVMASDAFFPFRDGIDNAAKAGITAVIQPGGSMRDAEVIAAADEAGIAMVFTGMRHFRH encoded by the coding sequence ATGACCGACCAGACCACCCGCCTGCCGATCCGCCGCGCTTTGATCAGCGTTTCCGACAAAACCGGAATCCTCGAATTCGCCCGCGAGCTCGAAGCCCTGGGCGTGGAGATCCTGTCCACTGGCGGAACCTTCAAACTGCTGCGCGACAACGGCGTTGCGGCGGTTGAAGTGGCCGACTACACCGGCTTCCCGGAAATGATGGACGGCCGGGTCAAGACCCTGCATCCGAAGATCCACGGCGGCATCCTCGGTCGTCGCGGCACCGACGACGGCATCATGGGCGAACACGGCATCAAGCCGATCGACCTGGTGGCGGTTAACCTCTACCCGTTCGAAGCCACCGTTGCCAAACCAGGCTGTGACCTGCCGACCGCCATCGAGAACATCGACATCGGCGGCCCGACCATGGTCCGCTCCGCAGCCAAGAACCACAAAGACGTGGCCATCGTGGTCAACGCCAGCGATTACGCCAGCGTTCTGGAAAACCTCAAGTCCGGCGGTCTGACCTACGCTCAGCGCTTTGACCTGATGCTCAAGGCGTTCGAACACACGGCCGCCTACGACGGGATGATCGCCAACTATCTGGGCGGCATCGACCAGAGCGCCGAAACCCTGAGCACCGAAGGCCGTGGCCAGTTCCCGCGCACCTTCAACACCCAGTTCATCAAGGCCCAGGAAATGCGCTACGGCGAGAACCCGCACCAGAGCGCGGCGTTCTACGTTGAAGCAAAACCTGCCGAAGTCGGTATCGCCACCGCCACCCAGCTGCAGGGTAAGGAGCTGTCGTTCAACAACGTGGCCGACACTGACGCTGCGCTTGAGTGCGTCAAGAGCTTCGTCAAGCCAGCCTGCGTCATCGTCAAGCATGCCAACCCGTGCGGCGTGGCCGTCAGCCCTGACGACGAAGGCGGCATCCGCAAAGCCTACGACCTGGCCTACGCCACGGATACCGAATCGGCATTTGGCGGCATCATCGCCTTCAACCGCGAGCTGGACGCTGAAACGGCAAAAGCCATCGTCGAGCGTCAGTTCGTCGAAGTCATCATCGCCCCGAGCGTCAGCGCCGAAGCTCAGGCCGTGGTCGCCGCCAAAGCCAACGTGCGCCTGCTGACCTGCGGCCAGTGGGGCGAGCGTCAAGCCGGCTGGGATTACAAGCGCGTCAATGGCGGCCTGCTGGTACAGAGCCGCGACATCGGCATGATTACTCAGGCCGACCTCAAAGTCGTGACCCAGCGCGCGCCAAGCGAGCAGGAAGTGCATGACCTGATCTTCGCCTGGAAAGTGGCCAAGTTCGTCAAGTCCAACGCCATCGTCTACGCCAAGAACCGCCAGACTATCGGTGTCGGCGCCGGCCAGATGAGCCGCGTCAACTCCGCGCGCATCGCCGCCATCAAGGCCGAACACGCCGGCCTGCAGGTCGCCGGTGCAGTCATGGCCTCGGACGCCTTCTTCCCGTTCCGCGACGGTATCGACAACGCCGCCAAGGCCGGCATCACCGCGGTGATCCAGCCAGGTGGTTCGATGCGCGACGCAGAAGTGATTGCTGCCGCGGATGAGGCCGGAATCGCGATGGTGTTCACCGGCATGCGCCACTTCCGTCACTGA
- the prmA gene encoding 50S ribosomal protein L11 methyltransferase, with amino-acid sequence MPWLQVRLAISPEQAETYENALLEVGAVSVTFMDAEDQPIFEPELNTTPLWTHTHLLALFEADTDADIALAHLRLLTDAELPEHSAEVIEDQDWERSWMDDFKPMQFGQRLWIVPSWHAAPQPDAVNLLLDPGLAFGTGTHPTTGLCLEWLDGQDLNGCTVLDFGCGSGILAIAALLLGAELAVGTDIDVQALEASRDNAGRNGIAAERLPLYLPEALPAEPADVLVANILAGPLVSLAPQLASLVKPGGRLALSGILAEQGEEVAAAYADTFDLDPIADRDGWVRITGRRR; translated from the coding sequence ATGCCATGGCTGCAAGTCCGCCTCGCCATCAGCCCGGAACAAGCCGAGACCTACGAGAACGCCCTGCTTGAAGTCGGCGCGGTCTCGGTCACGTTCATGGACGCGGAAGACCAGCCGATCTTCGAGCCTGAACTCAACACCACGCCGCTGTGGACCCACACCCACCTGCTGGCGCTGTTCGAGGCCGACACCGATGCCGATATCGCGTTGGCCCACCTGCGCCTGCTGACCGATGCCGAGCTGCCCGAACACAGCGCCGAAGTGATCGAGGATCAGGACTGGGAACGCAGCTGGATGGATGACTTCAAACCCATGCAGTTTGGCCAGCGCCTGTGGATCGTGCCGAGCTGGCATGCCGCACCGCAACCGGACGCCGTAAACCTGCTGCTCGATCCGGGCCTGGCCTTCGGCACCGGCACCCACCCGACTACCGGCCTGTGCCTGGAATGGCTTGACGGCCAGGACCTGAACGGCTGCACGGTACTGGATTTTGGCTGCGGCTCGGGCATTCTGGCCATCGCCGCCCTGCTGCTGGGCGCAGAGCTGGCGGTCGGTACTGACATCGACGTTCAGGCCCTGGAGGCTTCGCGCGACAACGCCGGACGCAACGGCATTGCTGCCGAACGCCTGCCGCTGTACCTGCCCGAGGCTTTGCCGGCCGAGCCTGCCGACGTGCTGGTCGCCAATATCCTGGCCGGCCCGCTGGTGTCTCTGGCGCCGCAACTGGCCAGCCTGGTCAAGCCGGGCGGTCGCCTGGCGCTGTCAGGCATCCTGGCCGAACAGGGCGAAGAAGTGGCGGCAGCCTATGCCGACACCTTCGACCTTGACCCGATCGCCGACCGTGATGGCTGGGTACGCATCACCGGCCGTCGCCGCTGA
- the fis gene encoding DNA-binding transcriptional regulator Fis translates to MTMMTETLVSGTTPVSDNVNLKQHLNTPSEEGQTLRGSVEKALHNYFAHLEGANVTDVYNLVLSEVEAPLLESVMNYVKGNQTKASEVLGLNRGTLRKKLKQYDLL, encoded by the coding sequence ATGACGATGATGACCGAGACTTTAGTGAGTGGAACAACACCCGTGAGCGACAATGTCAATTTGAAACAGCACCTGAACACGCCGAGCGAAGAGGGCCAGACCCTGCGCGGCAGTGTCGAGAAGGCGCTGCACAATTATTTCGCCCACCTCGAAGGCGCCAACGTCACTGACGTGTACAACCTGGTGTTGTCCGAAGTCGAGGCACCATTGCTCGAAAGCGTCATGAATTACGTCAAGGGTAACCAGACCAAAGCCTCTGAAGTTCTGGGCCTCAATCGCGGCACCTTGCGCAAGAAACTCAAGCAGTACGACTTGCTGTAA
- a CDS encoding hybrid sensor histidine kinase/response regulator: MRWLRIAIASTASLLTLFFMLSAHAAATTGWSTLLDEKGHLSIAEVRAAHQQNQFSPRELDSITAAKRDGAVWLHYRLTPEPHEQLLRIFAPDLASADLYVFQGDRQIDLLRTGNLIAKQNQRLPANDFLLPVPQAQTPLDLYLRMVSSQQMRPNITLQPAIESAADEREPFLFGLVFGLLAMLILQNLARYSHTRSRTNLWLAACETLLALSALLLLNLLDLFDDWHLPQTPGAHVALLLAAVTGLMYTYCFFAHRKSRAVDRLLLIDGSLMVIGTLLVLLVDDLSINLVTFVLVALTTVSILGISVLHWIKGYRPARLFMFSMIIFNLGYMVVLPGLLWLSLIPPQWLILTLLAVFCVSGLLMNTALGERQRNIVESKFSISRDEAASTAEINAKAEFLAKISHEIRTPMNGVLGMTELLLGTPLSVKQRDYVQTIHSAGNELLTLINEILDITKLESGQIELDDVQFDISALIEDCLNIFRAKAEQQNVELISLVQSQVPRVISGDPTRLRQTLLSLLENALKKTEGGEILLVAALDNRGGKPRLRIAVQDTGEPLSGEERDALLHTELHSKNFLASSKLGGHLGLVIARQLIILMDGEFGIQNSTGQGNTLWLCLPLPAHLLEQPTLDLDGPLKDARVLVVDDNDTCRKVLVQQCSAWGLNVSAVASGKEALAMLRTKAHLRDYFDVVLLDQNMPGMTGMQLATKIKEDPSLNHDILLIMLTGISNAPSKIIARNAGIKRILAKPVAGYTLKTTLADELTQRSKGTAYVAPSALPLAAAPIDVPGDFRILVAEDNNISTKVIRGMLGKLNLKPDTASNGEEALRAMKAQRYDLVLMDCEMPVLDGFSATEQLRAWEMGNQRVRTPIVALTAHILTEHKDRARQAGMDGHMAKPVELSQLRELVEYWLAQRDRTRAKTTEEKVYQQN; encoded by the coding sequence GTGCGCTGGCTCAGGATCGCCATAGCTTCAACCGCAAGCCTGCTGACCCTGTTTTTCATGCTGTCGGCCCATGCCGCTGCAACTACAGGCTGGTCGACTTTACTCGATGAAAAGGGCCACCTTTCAATTGCCGAGGTGCGCGCGGCGCATCAGCAGAACCAGTTCAGCCCACGCGAGCTCGACAGTATCACCGCCGCCAAACGTGACGGTGCCGTCTGGTTGCATTACCGTCTGACACCCGAGCCCCACGAACAACTGCTGCGCATCTTTGCGCCTGATCTGGCCAGTGCCGATCTATACGTATTCCAGGGCGACAGGCAGATCGATCTGCTGCGCACCGGCAATCTGATTGCCAAACAGAACCAGCGCCTGCCCGCCAATGACTTTCTGTTGCCGGTACCACAAGCCCAGACCCCTCTGGACCTGTACCTGCGCATGGTCTCCAGCCAGCAGATGCGCCCCAATATCACTCTGCAGCCCGCCATCGAAAGCGCCGCCGACGAGCGCGAGCCGTTCCTGTTCGGCCTGGTGTTCGGTTTGCTGGCCATGTTGATCCTGCAGAATCTGGCCCGCTACAGCCACACCCGTTCCCGTACCAACTTGTGGCTGGCCGCCTGCGAAACCTTGCTGGCGCTCAGTGCGCTATTGCTATTGAACCTGCTAGACCTGTTCGATGACTGGCACCTGCCACAGACCCCCGGCGCTCACGTGGCGTTGCTGCTGGCGGCCGTCACCGGGTTGATGTACACCTACTGCTTTTTTGCCCATCGCAAGTCCAGAGCTGTTGATCGCCTGCTGCTGATCGACGGCAGCTTGATGGTCATCGGCACCCTGTTGGTGTTACTGGTCGACGACCTGTCAATCAACCTGGTGACCTTCGTGCTGGTAGCCCTGACCACGGTGAGCATCCTCGGCATTTCAGTGCTGCACTGGATCAAGGGTTATCGGCCTGCACGCCTGTTCATGTTCTCGATGATCATCTTCAACCTAGGTTACATGGTGGTCCTGCCCGGACTGTTGTGGCTGAGCCTGATACCACCGCAGTGGCTGATTCTCACCCTCCTTGCGGTGTTCTGCGTCAGCGGCCTGCTGATGAACACTGCCCTTGGAGAACGTCAGCGCAACATCGTCGAGAGCAAGTTCAGCATCAGCCGCGACGAGGCGGCCAGCACCGCCGAGATCAACGCCAAAGCCGAATTCCTGGCCAAGATCAGCCACGAGATTCGCACCCCCATGAATGGCGTGCTGGGCATGACCGAGCTGCTGCTTGGCACACCGCTCTCGGTCAAGCAGCGCGACTATGTACAGACCATTCACAGCGCCGGCAATGAGCTGCTGACGCTGATCAACGAGATCCTCGACATCACCAAGCTGGAGTCCGGGCAGATCGAACTGGACGACGTACAGTTCGACATCAGTGCCTTGATCGAAGATTGCCTGAACATCTTTCGGGCAAAGGCAGAACAACAGAATGTCGAGTTGATCAGCCTGGTCCAGTCCCAGGTGCCAAGAGTGATCAGCGGTGACCCGACGCGCCTGCGCCAGACCTTGCTGAGCCTGCTGGAAAACGCCCTGAAGAAAACCGAGGGCGGCGAAATTCTGCTGGTCGCGGCACTCGACAATCGTGGCGGCAAGCCGCGCCTGCGCATTGCCGTGCAGGATACCGGCGAGCCGTTGTCGGGCGAAGAACGCGATGCCCTGTTGCACACTGAACTGCACAGCAAAAACTTCCTGGCCTCCAGCAAACTGGGCGGCCATCTGGGGCTGGTCATCGCCCGCCAACTGATCATCCTGATGGATGGCGAATTCGGCATCCAGAACAGCACCGGTCAAGGCAATACCCTGTGGCTGTGCCTGCCGTTGCCGGCGCACCTGCTTGAGCAGCCCACCCTGGACCTGGACGGGCCGCTCAAAGACGCCCGGGTACTGGTGGTCGATGACAACGACACCTGCCGTAAAGTGCTGGTGCAACAGTGCTCGGCGTGGGGCCTTAACGTCAGTGCCGTGGCGTCCGGCAAGGAAGCCCTGGCCATGCTGCGCACCAAGGCGCACCTGCGTGACTACTTTGACGTGGTCCTGCTCGACCAGAACATGCCCGGCATGACCGGCATGCAGTTGGCGACCAAGATCAAGGAAGACCCGAGCCTCAACCACGACATTCTGCTGATCATGCTCACCGGCATCAGCAACGCGCCGAGCAAAATCATTGCCCGTAATGCCGGGATCAAACGCATATTGGCCAAACCGGTGGCCGGTTATACCCTCAAGACCACCCTCGCCGATGAGTTGACCCAGCGCAGCAAGGGAACCGCGTATGTCGCACCGTCAGCACTGCCGTTGGCGGCCGCGCCCATCGACGTACCGGGTGACTTCCGCATTCTGGTGGCCGAGGACAACAACATCTCCACCAAGGTCATCCGCGGTATGCTGGGCAAGCTCAACCTCAAGCCCGACACTGCCAGCAACGGCGAAGAAGCCTTGCGCGCCATGAAAGCCCAGCGCTACGACCTGGTGCTGATGGACTGCGAAATGCCGGTGCTTGATGGTTTCTCGGCGACCGAGCAACTGCGCGCCTGGGAAATGGGCAACCAGCGGGTGCGCACGCCCATCGTGGCCCTTACCGCACACATTCTCACCGAACACAAGGATCGCGCCCGCCAGGCTGGCATGGACGGCCATATGGCCAAACCCGTGGAGCTTTCGCAATTGCGCGAGCTGGTCGAGTACTGGCTGGCACAGCGCGATCGCACCCGGGCCAAGACGACTGAAGAGAAGGTCTACCAGCAGAACTGA
- the dusB gene encoding tRNA dihydrouridine synthase DusB encodes MSVVRIGPYTLQNGLILAPMAGVTDQPFRQLCRQMGAGLVVSEMVTSDMSLWNSRKSRLRMIHEGDPEPRSVQIAGGDPQMLASAARANVELGAQIIDINMGCPAKKVCNKAAGSALLKDEQLVTEILHAVVAAVDVPVTLKIRTGWDRDNKNGLTVAKIAEQAGIQALAVHGRTRADLYTGEAEYDTIAAIKQAVSIPVFANGDIDSPEKARYVLQATGADGLLIGRAAQGRPWIFREIEHYLRTGMILPAPSLVEVEQILLEHLTALHAFYGDVMGVRIARKHVGWYLATLPGAREFRAHFNRLDDTQQQCANIREFFSQGCQGPDNENEEEVAA; translated from the coding sequence ATGTCGGTGGTACGCATCGGCCCATATACATTGCAGAACGGCTTGATTCTCGCTCCGATGGCGGGCGTCACCGACCAGCCTTTCCGTCAGTTGTGTCGCCAGATGGGCGCCGGGCTGGTGGTTTCGGAAATGGTCACCAGTGACATGAGCCTGTGGAACAGCCGCAAATCGCGCCTGCGCATGATCCACGAAGGTGATCCCGAGCCGCGCTCGGTGCAGATCGCCGGTGGTGATCCGCAGATGCTGGCCAGTGCGGCCCGTGCCAATGTCGAACTGGGCGCCCAGATCATCGACATCAACATGGGTTGTCCGGCCAAGAAGGTATGTAACAAGGCAGCAGGTTCAGCGCTGCTCAAAGACGAACAACTGGTGACCGAGATCCTGCACGCCGTGGTGGCCGCAGTCGATGTGCCGGTCACCCTGAAGATCCGCACCGGCTGGGACCGTGACAACAAGAACGGCCTGACTGTCGCGAAGATTGCCGAGCAGGCAGGTATCCAGGCCCTGGCAGTTCACGGGCGGACCCGTGCGGACCTCTACACCGGCGAAGCCGAGTACGACACCATCGCCGCGATCAAGCAGGCGGTGTCGATCCCGGTGTTTGCCAACGGCGACATAGATTCACCCGAAAAGGCCCGGTATGTGCTGCAAGCGACCGGCGCCGATGGTTTGTTGATTGGCCGGGCCGCTCAAGGGCGCCCGTGGATTTTCCGCGAGATAGAGCATTACCTGCGCACCGGCATGATCCTGCCCGCCCCTTCGCTGGTTGAAGTGGAGCAGATCCTGCTGGAGCACCTGACCGCCCTGCACGCGTTTTACGGCGATGTAATGGGCGTGCGCATCGCGCGCAAGCATGTCGGCTGGTATCTCGCAACCTTGCCGGGCGCCAGGGAGTTTCGCGCCCACTTCAATCGTTTGGACGATACGCAACAACAATGCGCCAACATCCGGGAGTTCTTCAGCCAAGGCTGTCAGGGCCCGGATAACGAAAATGAAGAAGAGGTGGCCGCATGA
- a CDS encoding DUF3426 domain-containing protein — protein sequence MTDSFVTQCPHCQTSFKVNHAQLSVARGVVRCGSCLQVFNAAKQLLEQSHQQRTALAPLPAPAEPAALPEPEAVTEPAPQAPLEPAPLAAEPPAAVPVVAEPVPPAINAAPGEDYWHVSELDLDSLDLDEELARLEQREIQLAESVATVDARAPQANLSARRDAAPGEAGEWIASLANDDVEQLPEVHAEVIRAREPEPEPDEPDQPIIEPAAASETRTEPSLSLNSIADEDKGPDFTALELRKQPPGHSARLSALDDEDEPAPDDDDHDHDPRGRSEPALRDKPLVDLTDDPLQLDWQRPKPRWGRRLLWITLITLALSGLAGQYIWYHFDHLARQDQYRPWFQQLCPQLGCKVPSKVDINQLKSSNLVVRSHPEFQGALVVDAIIYNRASFSQPFPLLELRFADTSGQLIASRRFKPGEYLSGEMAGKEEMPPQTPIHIALDILDPGAKAVNYSLNFRSPE from the coding sequence ATGACCGACAGTTTCGTCACCCAGTGTCCGCACTGCCAGACCAGCTTCAAAGTCAACCATGCGCAGCTGAGCGTAGCGCGCGGCGTGGTGCGTTGCGGGTCATGCCTGCAGGTATTCAACGCCGCCAAACAATTGCTGGAGCAGAGCCATCAGCAGCGCACCGCGCTCGCCCCTCTGCCCGCCCCCGCAGAGCCGGCAGCGCTGCCGGAGCCTGAGGCCGTCACTGAACCGGCACCGCAAGCGCCGCTTGAGCCGGCGCCCTTGGCCGCAGAGCCGCCCGCTGCCGTGCCAGTGGTTGCCGAACCTGTACCGCCGGCCATCAACGCCGCACCCGGCGAAGACTACTGGCATGTCAGCGAACTGGACCTGGACAGCCTGGACCTGGACGAAGAGCTGGCACGCCTGGAGCAACGTGAGATCCAGCTGGCCGAGTCGGTTGCCACTGTCGATGCACGCGCCCCGCAAGCAAACCTCAGCGCACGACGCGACGCAGCACCAGGCGAAGCCGGCGAGTGGATCGCCAGCCTGGCCAATGACGATGTCGAGCAATTGCCCGAAGTACATGCCGAAGTCATCCGCGCCAGGGAGCCAGAACCTGAGCCGGATGAACCGGACCAACCCATCATTGAACCCGCTGCCGCCAGCGAAACCCGTACCGAGCCCTCGCTGTCACTGAACAGCATCGCGGACGAAGACAAGGGACCGGATTTCACTGCACTGGAGCTGCGCAAGCAGCCGCCGGGGCATAGCGCCCGCCTTTCGGCGCTCGACGACGAAGACGAGCCGGCACCGGACGATGACGATCATGATCATGATCCGCGTGGCCGCAGCGAACCTGCCCTGCGTGACAAACCACTGGTGGACCTGACCGACGACCCGCTGCAGCTCGACTGGCAGCGTCCCAAGCCGCGCTGGGGCCGGCGTCTGTTATGGATAACCCTGATTACCCTGGCGCTCAGTGGCCTGGCCGGGCAGTACATCTGGTATCACTTCGATCATCTGGCCCGCCAGGATCAGTATCGCCCCTGGTTCCAGCAGTTGTGCCCGCAACTGGGCTGCAAGGTGCCATCGAAGGTCGACATCAACCAGCTCAAGAGCAGCAACCTGGTGGTACGCAGCCACCCGGAGTTTCAGGGCGCGCTGGTGGTCGATGCGATCATTTATAACCGTGCATCCTTTTCCCAACCCTTTCCGCTGCTGGAGCTGCGCTTTGCCGATACCAGCGGTCAGTTGATCGCCAGTCGTCGCTTCAAACCCGGCGAATATCTGTCAGGCGAAATGGCCGGCAAGGAAGAGATGCCACCCCAGACGCCGATCCACATTGCACTGGACATCCTCGATCCAGGCGCCAAAGCCGTGAACTACAGCCTCAATTTTCGCTCCCCGGAATAG